One window of Stegostoma tigrinum isolate sSteTig4 unplaced genomic scaffold, sSteTig4.hap1 scaffold_133, whole genome shotgun sequence genomic DNA carries:
- the LOC132207718 gene encoding dystrophin-related protein 2-like — MGTIELWSWFKEQILRVLDRYVPVRQGGSDQLREPWFTKKIVSLVKQKREADVTMRPDGSHEVMESYRFVRKDLKRELRRARRVHEQTLAESTPEERAQRIAKAVCKQSIDVKENWEQLKTHASNWQNKVEKALEKLQELQKALDDLESHVITAEGVHIDWQPVNDLFIDALQDHMDKTTD; from the exons atggggacaattgaattgtggagctggtttaaggagcagatattgcgtgtccttgataggtacgtccctgtcaggcagggaggaagcgatcagctaagggaaccgtggtttactaaaaaaattgtatctcttgttaagcagaagagggaggctgatgtgacgatgagaccagatggttcacatgaggtgatggagagctacagattcgttaggaaggatttaaagagagagttaagaagagcaaggagggtacacgagcagacactggcag aatctactccggaagagagagcccagagaattgccaaagctgtctgcAAGCAGTCAATTGacgtgaaggaaaattgggagcaattgaaaacccatgcgagcaactggcagaacaaggtggaaaaggcgttagagaaacttcaagaactgcagaaagctctggatgatcttgagtctcatgtgataacagctgagggggtccacattgattggcaacctgtgaatgacctgtttattgacgcattgcaggatcacatggataaaaccaca gactAA